A stretch of Bombina bombina isolate aBomBom1 chromosome 2, aBomBom1.pri, whole genome shotgun sequence DNA encodes these proteins:
- the LOC128650465 gene encoding LOW QUALITY PROTEIN: serine-rich adhesin for platelets-like (The sequence of the model RefSeq protein was modified relative to this genomic sequence to represent the inferred CDS: deleted 2 bases in 1 codon), translated as MRDGQVEPHNVYSEPGRIHIPFQTIQFGKQMFSKFKQRGYPVKLIDSEIIKAQELGEKNIAKIKKDNEQRVIILIFVLIHILAATSTNSNRSTSTSSNRSASTSSSTSTSSSTSTSSNRSTSTSSNSSTSTSSNSSTSTNSNSSTSTNSNSSTSTNSNRSTSTNSNSSTSTSSNRSTSTSSNSSTSTSSNSSTSTNSNSSTSTRGNISTSASSNRSTSTNSNSSTSTNSNRSTSTNSNSRTSTNSNSSTSTSSSRSTSTNSNSSTSTNSNNSTSTNSNSSTSTNSNRSTSTNSNSSTSTNSNSSTSTNSNRSTSTNSNSRTSTNSNRSTSTNSNSSTSTNSNSSTTSSNRSTSTSSNSSTSTSSNSSTSTNSNSSTSTNSNRSTSTNSNSRTSTSSSSSTSTSSCTSTSSSRSTSTNSNSSTSTNGSSTSTNSNSSTSTGSSTSTNSNSSTSTSNNSNTSTSSNRSTSTNSNRNTSTGSNSSTSTSSSTSTGSSSSTSTNSNNSTSTGSNSSTSTNSNSSTSTNSNSSTSTNSNISTSTSSNISTSTNSNSSTSTNSNSSTSTNSNSSTSTGSSTSTSSSSSSSTSTSSNRSTSTNSNSSTSTNRNSSTSTNSSTSTNSNSSASTNSNSSTSTNSNSSTSTSSNSSTSTSSNSSTSTNSNSSTSTNSNSSTSTNSNSSTSTNSNSSTSTNSNSSTSTNSSSSTSTGSSTSTNSNNSSISTGSSTSTSSSTSTNSNSSTSTNSSTSTSSSSTSTNGYSSTSTKSNSSTSTNGNSSTSTNGNSSTNTNGNSSTSTNSNSSTSTNGNSSTSTGSSTSTGSNSSTSTGSNSSTSTNSSSSTSTNGNSSTSTGSNSSTSTGSNSSTSTNSNSSTSTNGNSSTSTNSNSSTSTSGSRSTITIGSRSTSTNGSSSTSTSGSSSTSTSGSRSTSTSSSTSTNGSSSTSTSGISTITNGSRSTSTSGSRSTSTNGNSSTSTNGNSSTNTNGNSSTSTNGNSSTSTGSSTSTGSSTSTGSNSSTSTNSSSSSTSTNSSSSSTSTNGNSTSTNSNSSTSTNGNSSTSTSGSRSTITSGNRSTNTNGSSSTSTNSNSSTSTNSNSSTSTNSNSSTSTNSSSSTSTGSSTSTNSNISTSTNSSSTSTNCCSSTSTNSSSRTSTNGNSSTSTGNNSSISTGSSTSTSSSTSTNSNSSTSTNSSTSTSSSSSSTSTNGYSSTSTKSNSSTSTNGNSSTSTNGNSSTNTNGNSSTSTNSNSSTSTNGNSSTSTGSNSSTSTNSSSSTSTNGNSSTSTGSNSSTSTGSNSSTSTNSNSSTSTNGNSSTSTSGSRSTITIGSRSTSTNGSSSTSTSGSSSTSTSGSRSTSTSSSTSTNGSSSTSTSGSRSTSTSGSRSTITSSNSSTSTNGSRSTSTNGSRSTSTSGSRSTSTSSNLSTITNGSRSTSTSGSRSTSTNGNSSTSTNGNSSTNTNGNSSTSTNGNSSTSTGSSTSTGSNSSTSTNSSSSSTSTNSSSSSTSTNGNSTSTNSNSSTSTNGNSSTSTSGSRSTITSGNRSTNTNGSSSTSTSSSRSTSTSGSRSTSTSSSTSTNGSSSTSTSGSRSTITSSNSSTITNGSRSTSTSGSRSTITSGNLSTITNGSRSTSTSSNSSTSTSSSRSTITSGSRSTSTSGNSSTSTSGNSSTSTNGSSSTSGSRSTSTNGNSSTSTSSSRSTSTSSSTRTSNNIAILIGFN; from the exons ataattttaatttttgtccTGATACATATATTGGCAGCA ACTAGTACAAACAGTAACAGGAGCACTAGTACAAGCAGCAACAGGAGCGCTAGTACAAGCAGCAGCACTAGTACAAGCAGCAGCACTAGTACAAGCAGCAACAGGAGCACTAGTACAAGCAGTAACAGCAGCACTAGTACAAGCAGTAACAGCAGCACTAGTACAAACAGTAACAGCAGCACTAGTACAAACAGTAACAGCAGCACTAGTACAAACAGTAACAGGAGCACTAGTACAAACAGTAACAGCAGCACTAGTACAAGCAGCAACAGGAGCACTAGTACAAGCAGTAACAGCAGCACTAGTACAAGCAGTAACAGCAGCACTAGTACAAACAGTAACAGCAGCACTAGTACAAGAGGTAACATCAGCACTAGTGCAAGCAGTAACAGGAGCACTAGTACAAACAGTAACAGCAGCACTAGTACAAACAGTAACAGGAGCACTAGTACAAACAGTAACAGCAGAACTAGTACAAACAGTAACAGCAGCACTAGTACAAGCAGTAGCAGGAGCACTAGTACAAACAGTAACAGCAGCACTAGCACAAACAGCAACAACAGCACTAGTACAAACAGTAACAGCAGCACTAGTACAAACAGTAACAGGAGCACTAGTACAAACAGTAACAGCAGCACTAGTACAAACAGTAACAGCAGCACTAGTACAAACAGTAACAGGAGCACTAGTACAAACAGTAACAGCAGAACTAGTACAAACAGTAACAGGAGCACTAGTACAAACAGTAACAGCAGCACTAGTACAAACAGTAACAGCAGCAC TACAAGCAGCAACAGGAGCACTAGTACAAGCAGTAACAGCAGCACTAGTACAAGCAGTAACAGCAGCACTAGTACAAACAGTAACAGCAGCACTAGTACAAACAGTAACAGGAGCACTAGTACAAACAGTAACAGCAGAACTAGTACAAGCAGTAGCAGCAGCACTAGTACAAGCAGCTGCACTAGTACAAGCAGTAGCAGGAGCACTAGTACAAACAGTAACAGCAGCACTAGTACAAATG GCAGTAGCACTAGTACAAACAGTAACAGCAGCACTAGTACAGGCAGTAGCACTAGTACAAACAGTAACAGCAGCACTAGTACAAGCAATAACAGCAACACTAGTACAAGCAGTAACAGGAGTACTAGTACAAACAGTAACAGGAACACCAGTACAGGCAGCAACAGCAGCACTAGTACAAGCAGCAGCACTAGTACAGGCAGTAGCAGCAGCACTAGCACAAACAGCAACAACAGCACTAGTACAGGCAGTAACAGCAGCACTAGTACAAACAGTAACAGCAGCACTAGTACAAACAGTAACAGCAGCACTAGTACAAACAGTAACATCAGCACTAGTACAAGCAGTAACATCAGCACTAGTACAAACAGCAACAGCAGCACTAGTACAAACAGCAACAGCAGCACTAGTACAAACAGTAACAGCAGCACTAGTACAGGCAGTAGCACTAGTACAagcagtagcagcagcagcagcactagtaCAAGCAGTAATAGGAGCACTAGTACAAACAGTAACAGCAGCACTAGTACAAACCGTAACAGCAGCACTAGCACAAACAGTAGCACTAGTACAAACAGTAACAGCAGCGCTAGTACAAACAGTAACAGCAGCACTAGTACAAACAGTAACAGCAGCACTAGTACAAGCAGTAACAGCAGCACTAGTACAAGCAGTAACAGCAGCACTAGTACAAACAGCAACAGCAGCACTAGTACAAACAGCAACAGCAGCACTAGTACAAACAGCAACAGCAGCACTAGTACAAACAGCAACAGCAGCACTAGTACAAACAGCAACAGCAGCACTAGTACAAACAGTAGCAGCAGCACTAGTACAGGCAGTAGCACTAGTACAAACA GCAATAACAGCAGTATTAGTACAGGCAGTAGCACTAGTACAAGCAGCAGCACTAGTACAAACAGTAACAGCAGCACTAGTACAAACAGCAGCACTAGTACGAGCAGCAGCAGCACTAGTACAAACGGCTACAGCAGCACTAGTACAAAAAGTAACAGCAGCACTAGTACAAATGGCAACAGCAGCACTAGTACAAACGGCAACAGCAGCACTAATACAAACGGCAACAGCAGCACTAGTACAAACAGTAACAGCAGCACTAGTACAAACGGTAACAGCAGCACTAGTACAGGCAGTAGCACTAGTACAGGCAGTAACAGCAGCACTAGTACAGGCAGTAACAGCAGCACTAGTACAAACAGTAGCAGCAGCACAAGTACAAACGGCAACAGCAGCACTAGTACAGGCAGTAACAGCAGCACTAGTACAGGCAGTAACAGCAGCACTAGTACAAACAGTAACAGCAGCACTAGTACAAACGGCAACAGCAGCACTAGTACAAACAGCAACAGCAGCACTAGTACAAGTGGCAGCAGGAGCACTATTACAATCGGCAGCAGGAGCACTAGTACAAACGGCAGCAGCAGCACTAGTACAAGCGGCAGCAGCAGCACTAGTACAAGCGGCAGCAGGAGCACTAGCACAAGCAGCAGCACTAGTACAAACGGCAGCAGCAGCACTAGTACAAGCGGCA TCAGCACTATTACAAACGGCAGCAGGAGCACTAGTACAAGCGGCAGCAGGAGCACTAGTACAAACGGCAACAGCAGCACTAGTACAAACGGCAACAGCAGCACTAATACAAATGGCAACAGCAGCACTAGTACAAACGGTAACAGCAGCACTAGTACAGGCAGTAGCACTAGTACAGGCAGTAGCACTAGTACAGGCAGTAACAGCAGCACTAGTACAAAcagtagcagcagcagcactagtacaaacagtagcagcagcagcactagtaCAAACGGCAACAGCACTAGTACAAACAGTAACAGCAGCACTAGTACAAACGGCAACAGCAGCACTAGTACAAGTGGCAGCAGGAGCACTATTACAAGCGGCAACAGGAGCACTAATACAAATGGCAGCAGCAGCACTAGTACAAACAGCAACAGCAGCACTAGTACAAACAGCAACAGCAGCACTAGTACAAACAGCAACAGCAGCACTAGTACAAACAGTAGCAGCAGCACTAGTACAGGCAGTAGCACTAGTACAAACAGTAACATCAGCACTAGTACAAACAGCAGCAGCACTAGTACAAACTGCTGCAGCAGCACTAGTACAAACAGTAGCAGCAGAACTAGTACAAATGGCAACAGCAGCACTAGTACAGGCAATAACAGCAGTATTAGTACAGGCAGTAGCACTAGTACAAGCAGCAGCACTAGTACAAACAGTAACAGCAGCACTAGTACAAACAGCAGCACTAGtacgagcagcagcagcagcagcactagtaCAAACGGCTACAGCAGCACTAGTACAAAAAGTAACAGCAGCACTAGTACAAATGGCAACAGCAGCACTAGTACAAACGGCAACAGCAGCACTAATACAAACGGCAACAGCAGCACTAGTACAAACAGTAACAGCAGCACTAGTACAAACGGTAACAGCAGCACTAGTACAGGCAGTAACAGCAGCACTAGTACAAACAGTAGCAGCAGCACAAGTACAAACGGCAACAGCAGCACTAGTACAGGCAGTAACAGCAGCACTAGTACAGGCAGTAACAGCAGCACTAGTACAAACAGTAACAGCAGCACTAGTACAAACGGCAACAGCAGCACTAGTACAAGTGGCAGCAGGAGCACTATTACAATCGGCAGCAGGAGCACTAGTACAAACGGCAGCAGCAGCACTAGTACAAGCGGCAGCAGCAGCACTAGTACAAGCGGCAGCAGGAGCACTAGCACAAGCAGCAGCACTAGTACAAACGGCAGCAGCAGCACTAGTACAAGCGGCAGCAGGAGCACTAGTACAAGCGGCAGCAGGAGCACTATTACAAGCAGCAACAGCAGCACTAGTACAAACGGCAGCAGGAGCACTAGTACAAACGGCAGCAGGAGCACTAGTACAAGCGGCAGCAGGAGCACTAGTACAAGCAGCAACCTCAGCACTATTACAAACGGCAGCAGGAGCACTAGTACAAGCGGCAGCAGGAGCACTAGTACAAACGGCAACAGCAGCACTAGTACAAACGGCAACAGCAGCACTAATACAAATGGCAACAGCAGCACTAGTACAAACGGTAACAGCAGCACTAGTACAGGCAGTAGCACTAGTACAGGCAGTAACAGCAGCACTAGTACAAAcagtagcagcagcagcactagtacaaacagtagcagcagcagcactagtaCAAACGGCAACAGCACTAGTACAAACAGTAACAGCAGCACTAGTACAAACGGCAACAGCAGCACTAGTACAAGTGGCAGCAGGAGCACTATTACAAGCGGCAACAGGAGCACTAATACAAATGGCAGCAGCAGCACTAGTACAAGCAGCAGCAGGAGCACTAGTACAAGCGGCAGCAGGAGCACTAGTACAAGCAGCAGCACTAGTACAAACGGCAGCAGCAGCACTAGTACAAGCGGCAGCAGGAGCACTATTACAAGCAGCAACAGCAGCACTATTACAAACGGCAGCAGAAGCACTAGTACAAGCGGCAGCAGGAGCACTATTACAAGCGGCAACCTCAGCACTATTACAAACGGCAGCAGGAGCACTAGTACAAGCAGCAACAGCAGCACTAGTACAAGCAGCAGCAGGAGCACTATTACAAGCGGCAGCAGGAGCACTAGTACAAGCGGCAACAGCAGCACTAGTACAAGCGGCAACAGCAGCACTAGTACAAACGGCAGTAGCAGCACTAGTGGCAGCAGGAGCACTAGTACAAATGGCAACAGCAGCACTAGTACAAGCAGCAGCAGGAGCACTAGTACAAGCAGCAGCACTCGTACAAGCAATAATATTGCAATACTAATAGGATTTAATTAA